From Candidatus Nucleicultrix amoebiphila FS5, a single genomic window includes:
- the traW gene encoding type-F conjugative transfer system protein TraW, producing MKKLTFCLLFLSSSVHAKDLGIQGTTFEIRERNLLEVIQTRLKGLETEGKLDDLQKDIQQRVSYKALNPTRLNSVHRTSEERSYLYDPTLIVEEDIKDHRGRIIHQKGTHINPLDMVSWGVPLVLLDGDDKEQIHWALKNHKDAKLVLIAGKPLDLSERHKKRFYFDQGGMLIKKFKIQQVPARISQKGKHLLIEEVLLEDKVQ from the coding sequence ATGAAAAAACTGACCTTCTGTCTTCTGTTTTTGTCTTCTTCAGTCCACGCCAAAGACCTAGGTATTCAAGGAACAACGTTTGAGATTCGAGAGCGTAATTTGCTCGAGGTCATTCAAACTCGTCTGAAAGGATTAGAAACTGAAGGTAAACTCGATGATCTTCAAAAAGACATCCAACAAAGGGTGTCGTATAAAGCCTTAAATCCAACACGTCTCAACTCTGTGCATCGCACATCAGAAGAACGATCCTATCTTTATGATCCCACTCTCATCGTAGAAGAGGACATTAAGGATCATCGGGGCAGAATTATTCATCAAAAGGGCACACATATTAATCCTCTAGATATGGTCTCTTGGGGTGTGCCGCTCGTCCTGCTCGATGGGGATGATAAAGAACAAATCCACTGGGCCCTCAAGAATCATAAAGATGCAAAGCTTGTTCTTATTGCAGGCAAACCCCTCGATCTTTCAGAACGCCACAAAAAGCGCTTTTATTTTGACCAAGGCGGGATGCTGATCAAAAAATTCAAAATCCAGCAAGTGCCGGCAAGGATCAGTCAGAAGGGTAAACATCTTCTCATTGAAGAAGTCCTCTTGGAGGATAAAGTTCAATGA
- the traU gene encoding conjugal transfer pilus assembly protein TraU, whose product MKLIILFILLIYGGPLLAGSCVGRFVNPITDICWKCIFPIRIAGIKVVGGEPDPKGAKGPLCACGTPIPRVGIPISFWEPARLVDVTRTPYCLVNMGGLQAASTGIKDRGHVSDDEGNGLKRSFYNVHWYVYPVLHIFEVLLDFVCLEKSSIDVAYLTELDPLWNDDEKSAILNPEGILFGNPIAQAACAADCVAASVHLPIDPLFWCNGCQGSLYPFSGTVNDHNGGVQASLLLAGRMMAKLHREGLLWGYMGEAGLCGKYFMPVIRKSQYRTQMTYPRAQTFQCQPFGKTEVLWQGGREYPYQGEDFGYLIWRRRDCCLG is encoded by the coding sequence ATGAAACTTATTATCCTTTTTATTCTTCTAATTTATGGGGGGCCTCTCCTGGCAGGATCTTGTGTGGGTCGATTTGTGAACCCTATCACCGATATCTGCTGGAAGTGTATCTTTCCCATTCGAATTGCTGGGATTAAGGTGGTTGGCGGCGAGCCTGATCCTAAAGGAGCCAAGGGTCCTCTTTGTGCGTGTGGCACACCTATTCCAAGGGTGGGGATTCCCATTTCCTTTTGGGAACCTGCTAGACTCGTCGATGTAACACGCACCCCTTATTGCTTGGTCAATATGGGGGGTCTGCAAGCGGCCTCAACAGGCATCAAAGACCGGGGTCATGTGAGTGATGACGAAGGGAATGGATTAAAGAGGAGTTTCTATAATGTCCATTGGTACGTCTATCCCGTCCTCCATATCTTTGAAGTCCTCCTCGATTTTGTTTGCTTAGAAAAGTCTTCCATCGATGTGGCCTATCTGACAGAACTGGATCCCTTATGGAACGATGATGAAAAATCCGCCATCCTCAATCCTGAAGGGATTCTCTTTGGTAATCCTATTGCCCAAGCTGCTTGTGCTGCTGATTGTGTAGCAGCAAGTGTCCATCTGCCTATCGATCCTCTCTTTTGGTGCAATGGTTGTCAGGGCAGTCTTTATCCGTTTTCTGGAACGGTAAATGATCACAATGGTGGTGTACAAGCCAGTTTGCTTTTAGCAGGACGGATGATGGCGAAGCTCCACCGAGAAGGCCTCTTGTGGGGCTATATGGGCGAAGCGGGCTTGTGTGGCAAGTACTTCATGCCTGTTATCAGAAAATCTCAATATCGCACTCAGATGACTTATCCCAGAGCCCAAACATTTCAGTGTCAGCCCTTTGGCAAGACCGAAGTCTTGTGGCAAGGAGGACGGGAATATCCTTATCAAGGAGAAGATTTTGGCTATCTGATCTGGCGTCGTCGTGACTGTTGTTTAGGCTGA
- the trbC gene encoding type-F conjugative transfer system pilin assembly protein TrbC produces the protein MRSYFTLLLIFSVSFDLTELQATSPQDMAKEIIQGSLKETQESQEAAKKFLESLDGTSNTEPSFFGMDQDLSPSIQTHSSSKIEKSCSTGRVFQHKNPLSTLLVFVTLSMGDEALKAYSYDVQKTGGRLVIRGLVDDSFVKTQKRLQELGIEVDIDPTVFEDFKVENVPTFIHVKGMPGHYKSTHDRLSGNVSISHALEEFKQSGDLKVDSMLKALGERT, from the coding sequence ATGAGATCATATTTCACATTGTTACTAATTTTTAGCGTAAGTTTTGATCTCACTGAGCTCCAAGCCACATCCCCTCAAGATATGGCTAAAGAGATCATCCAAGGTTCTTTAAAGGAGACGCAAGAATCCCAAGAGGCCGCCAAGAAGTTTTTAGAATCCCTCGACGGGACTTCTAACACGGAACCTAGTTTCTTTGGCATGGATCAAGACCTATCTCCAAGTATTCAAACTCATTCCTCTTCAAAGATAGAGAAGAGTTGCTCAACTGGAAGAGTCTTCCAACATAAAAATCCCCTCTCAACTCTTCTGGTCTTTGTCACCCTGTCCATGGGAGATGAAGCCTTAAAAGCCTATAGTTACGATGTGCAAAAAACAGGAGGGCGCCTTGTCATTCGAGGATTGGTGGATGATTCTTTTGTAAAAACACAAAAACGCCTTCAAGAACTCGGCATTGAAGTGGATATCGATCCAACCGTCTTTGAAGATTTTAAAGTTGAGAACGTACCTACCTTTATTCATGTCAAAGGAATGCCTGGTCATTATAAATCAACCCATGATCGCTTATCAGGCAATGTGAGCATTTCTCATGCGTTAGAGGAGTTTAAACAGTCAGGAGATTTAAAGGTCGACTCAATGCTGAAGGCCTTGGGAGAAAGAACATGA
- a CDS encoding transglycosylase SLT domain-containing protein, producing the protein MKLKARLIILGLCNFSSAFASLSPYYIEKVAHTEQVPPNLLRTIALVESGVEGLIWPWTVNVRGKAHYFKTRLEAENFLNKCLQKGITNIDVGCMQINWHWHQDNFNHPKELLSPEVALPYAASLLRDHQERTGSWMKAALLYHSKSEEKQALYKTRLLSKLKVKAL; encoded by the coding sequence ATGAAATTGAAAGCTCGTTTGATTATCTTAGGATTATGTAATTTTTCTTCAGCCTTCGCTTCTCTTTCTCCTTACTACATTGAGAAGGTGGCTCATACAGAACAAGTGCCGCCCAACCTTTTAAGAACCATCGCTCTTGTGGAGAGTGGTGTGGAAGGGTTGATTTGGCCCTGGACAGTGAACGTCAGGGGCAAAGCCCATTATTTTAAAACGCGGCTAGAAGCTGAAAACTTTCTAAATAAATGTCTTCAAAAAGGTATTACCAATATAGATGTGGGCTGCATGCAGATCAATTGGCACTGGCATCAAGATAATTTTAATCACCCAAAAGAACTGCTGTCTCCTGAGGTAGCTCTTCCTTATGCCGCCTCTTTGCTGAGGGATCATCAAGAGAGAACAGGCTCTTGGATGAAAGCTGCTCTTTTGTATCACTCAAAGAGTGAAGAGAAGCAGGCCCTCTATAAGACCCGTCTTTTATCTAAGCTTAAGGTGAAGGCCCTATGA
- a CDS encoding conjugal transfer protein TraN translates to MKYILILALMMTIQGVIASDSVMYQKGLELAPGLVKAPSNPSDIPGYQGGEVSEKNYFENSSKLSEDANNKLYNGEATSKDSTLQAGSLLRDVVQDKPLFKMEETDSLIKDANEIVANPEAVVKAEVEEESTPDTIESTTHTCVEEGDPYTVHCQRDLAVQTIHKSKEYLHTRIWGWSHQYYDYTVKNEALPEMSINSFDGCNYWPRTVMRIYRYFKGFSGETRKEIQKTEYDFTLLNPDDSREQWISNCDSLEEQVDQGHCHYVEKHCTQGPATRNINGYAVHRDCWQEHLTYTCQRPVKNTCSSLRLNGCSQINSTCKEKVGDVCVLYEQTFECTEVKEGTKKVSLKGNIPFCMDGNCSKMGIAPNTDMAEALSKLVIFKEMQGQMDAKANSIFKGQSYACSRNCVNFKDCCATGKGWGVSLGLSNCGEEEKALAKFREEKKCIYVGTYCAEKALGICLRKKSNYCCFGSKLARLLHEQGRAQLGLGFGDAEHPQCRGFTIDELQHVRFDLLNLSELYEDLQAHKVLPTVSRMTEELYSNWQAKIPTLEANPEALKTPSQPLEDGVPHEVVF, encoded by the coding sequence ATGAAATACATTCTTATCCTGGCTTTGATGATGACAATCCAAGGGGTCATAGCCTCAGATTCCGTGATGTATCAAAAGGGTTTGGAGTTAGCACCAGGGTTGGTCAAAGCTCCCTCCAACCCTTCTGACATCCCAGGATATCAAGGAGGAGAGGTGTCTGAGAAGAACTATTTTGAGAACTCTTCAAAACTTTCTGAGGATGCCAATAATAAACTCTATAATGGAGAAGCAACATCAAAGGACTCTACTCTTCAAGCAGGATCTCTTTTAAGGGACGTGGTTCAAGATAAGCCCCTCTTTAAAATGGAAGAAACCGATTCGCTGATCAAGGATGCTAATGAGATCGTGGCCAATCCAGAGGCGGTGGTGAAGGCGGAAGTGGAAGAAGAGAGTACGCCCGATACGATAGAGTCAACCACTCACACATGTGTGGAAGAGGGGGATCCTTATACAGTTCATTGTCAGAGGGATTTAGCCGTTCAGACAATCCATAAATCCAAAGAGTATCTCCATACTCGGATATGGGGATGGTCCCATCAATACTATGATTATACCGTAAAGAATGAAGCTCTCCCGGAGATGAGCATTAACTCTTTTGATGGCTGCAATTATTGGCCTAGAACCGTTATGAGGATCTATCGGTATTTCAAAGGCTTTTCAGGAGAGACGAGAAAAGAAATCCAGAAAACAGAGTACGATTTCACACTTTTAAATCCTGACGATAGTCGTGAACAATGGATTTCTAATTGTGATTCCCTCGAAGAACAAGTAGACCAAGGACACTGTCATTATGTTGAAAAACACTGCACCCAAGGACCTGCCACTAGAAACATTAATGGCTATGCTGTGCACCGAGACTGTTGGCAGGAGCATCTGACCTACACCTGCCAGAGACCAGTTAAAAACACCTGTTCCTCTTTAAGACTGAATGGCTGCTCTCAAATCAATTCCACCTGTAAAGAAAAAGTGGGCGACGTTTGTGTGCTTTATGAACAAACCTTTGAGTGCACCGAGGTTAAAGAAGGCACAAAAAAAGTCAGCCTTAAGGGAAACATTCCCTTTTGTATGGACGGGAACTGCTCAAAGATGGGCATTGCTCCTAACACGGATATGGCAGAGGCTCTCTCCAAGTTGGTCATCTTTAAAGAGATGCAAGGACAGATGGATGCCAAGGCCAATTCAATCTTTAAAGGCCAATCCTATGCCTGCTCCCGTAACTGCGTTAATTTTAAAGATTGCTGTGCAACCGGCAAAGGGTGGGGAGTCTCTCTTGGTCTCTCCAATTGTGGAGAGGAAGAAAAGGCTCTGGCTAAATTCAGAGAAGAAAAGAAGTGCATTTATGTGGGGACCTATTGTGCTGAGAAGGCCCTTGGAATTTGTCTTCGCAAGAAGTCCAATTACTGTTGCTTTGGATCCAAGTTGGCTCGCCTTCTCCATGAGCAAGGACGCGCTCAGTTAGGCCTTGGGTTTGGAGACGCTGAACATCCCCAATGCCGTGGCTTTACGATTGATGAATTGCAACACGTAAGGTTTGATCTTTTAAATTTGAGTGAACTTTATGAAGACCTTCAAGCCCATAAAGTCTTGCCGACGGTATCAAGGATGACGGAAGAGCTCTATTCCAACTGGCAAGCGAAGATTCCAACGTTAGAAGCGAATCCTGAAGCATTAAAGACACCCTCTCAACCCCTTGAAGATGGAGTTCCCCATGAAGTGGTTTTCTAG
- a CDS encoding conjugal transfer protein TraF produces the protein MKWFSSALILAITFTETYAHKWDQTSAEGWLWYKEQAPEPIKQEESSQPKSLKSPPKKKETYQAQLLHLRENFEEAMAKSILVPTLENVNQTRDLHDKMFKKSELFSHLWMVSSLMDGRGHEAATNLNPLHRKIYEQDKTEKLSSQLKTLSKTYGLFFVFKHDCPYCHKFVPLVAEFAHRFGFELKGISKDGGTLPGLTNISKDNGILGLINPEGIYPALFLANPKTLEVMPVAWGMVSYTELLQNIETLIQAMEIPHAHS, from the coding sequence ATGAAGTGGTTTTCTAGTGCTCTGATCTTAGCAATTACATTTACTGAGACTTATGCTCATAAGTGGGATCAAACTTCTGCGGAAGGCTGGCTGTGGTACAAAGAACAGGCTCCAGAACCTATTAAACAAGAAGAAAGTTCTCAGCCTAAATCTTTGAAATCTCCACCTAAGAAGAAAGAAACCTATCAAGCCCAACTCTTACACCTTCGTGAGAACTTTGAAGAAGCCATGGCCAAATCTATTTTGGTGCCGACGTTAGAGAACGTCAATCAGACGCGGGATCTCCATGATAAGATGTTTAAGAAATCAGAACTGTTCAGCCACCTGTGGATGGTATCCTCTTTGATGGATGGTCGAGGTCATGAAGCCGCCACTAACTTAAATCCCCTTCACCGGAAGATTTATGAACAAGATAAAACTGAGAAACTTTCCTCCCAATTGAAAACTCTTTCTAAGACCTATGGTTTGTTCTTTGTCTTTAAACACGACTGTCCCTATTGCCATAAGTTTGTACCTCTGGTCGCTGAATTTGCCCATCGTTTTGGTTTTGAATTGAAGGGAATTTCTAAGGATGGCGGCACGTTACCGGGTCTTACCAATATCTCCAAAGACAATGGAATCTTGGGTCTCATTAATCCAGAAGGAATCTATCCTGCACTCTTTTTAGCCAACCCTAAAACTCTGGAGGTTATGCCGGTTGCTTGGGGCATGGTGTCTTATACAGAGCTCCTTCAAAACATTGAAACACTGATCCAAGCCATGGAGATACCACATGCGCACTCATAG
- a CDS encoding conjugal transfer protein TraH, which produces MFEKLGARANQTGAGAFQDQAAGHYTAGSLFVRQQNKTLSPIHIRLPHFGASCDGMSLQFGGVSFITGQEAVQMLKRVGQGIPTYALQLAMKTMVPQVEGLMSNLRSFVQSINNTLFDECTMKQAIMDAMLPKQGALREQLCMDMSKTGHNQDVFSAKKACDQSSHQQEVLEKAKQKYEDLMAGEYNLVWHVLKKMPQYKDQKDLAEFIMTLTGTIVSRKEGESYRVMYLSPKADEKEFLTTYLKGGETVHFRCDSSDICLNPAQTKTLIDEKDAMISKVGTRIMSLRQKYIEFGDITEEERSFLGDAVRVPLYRYIQVSAAVGSPFMMNDTTEFIALSILLHQFETIASEVLQAVEVLEGVQMEASAIKEFKDRLQLARNRLNAMMSSSDHQAIWRLTEWMKAHEQALLAKSS; this is translated from the coding sequence ATGTTTGAAAAATTAGGTGCCAGGGCCAATCAAACAGGAGCAGGAGCTTTCCAAGATCAAGCCGCAGGTCATTATACAGCCGGGAGTCTTTTTGTAAGACAGCAGAATAAGACGCTCTCCCCTATTCATATACGCTTGCCTCACTTTGGAGCCAGTTGTGATGGCATGTCTCTTCAGTTTGGCGGCGTGTCATTTATTACCGGCCAAGAGGCCGTCCAAATGTTGAAGCGAGTAGGCCAAGGAATCCCCACCTATGCTCTTCAACTCGCCATGAAAACCATGGTGCCCCAAGTGGAAGGTTTAATGTCTAATCTCAGGAGCTTTGTCCAAAGTATCAACAATACTCTCTTTGATGAATGTACCATGAAGCAGGCCATTATGGATGCCATGCTCCCCAAACAAGGAGCGCTTAGAGAACAACTCTGTATGGATATGAGCAAAACGGGACATAACCAAGATGTCTTTAGTGCCAAGAAAGCCTGTGATCAATCGAGCCATCAACAAGAAGTGTTAGAGAAAGCTAAACAAAAATATGAAGATCTGATGGCAGGGGAATATAACCTGGTCTGGCATGTCTTAAAAAAGATGCCCCAGTACAAGGATCAAAAAGACCTGGCTGAGTTTATCATGACGTTGACTGGTACCATTGTTTCTCGGAAAGAAGGAGAAAGCTATCGAGTCATGTACTTGTCGCCTAAGGCCGATGAGAAGGAGTTTCTAACCACTTATCTGAAAGGAGGAGAAACAGTTCATTTTAGGTGTGATTCTTCAGACATCTGTCTCAATCCTGCTCAAACCAAAACCCTCATTGATGAGAAAGATGCGATGATTTCTAAAGTGGGAACTCGCATCATGAGCTTAAGACAAAAGTATATTGAGTTTGGGGATATCACTGAAGAAGAGCGCAGCTTTTTAGGAGATGCAGTAAGGGTACCCCTTTATCGCTATATCCAAGTCTCTGCAGCGGTGGGAAGTCCCTTTATGATGAACGATACCACAGAGTTTATTGCACTCTCCATCCTTCTCCATCAATTTGAGACTATTGCCTCAGAAGTTCTTCAAGCCGTTGAAGTGCTGGAAGGGGTTCAGATGGAAGCCTCAGCCATTAAAGAATTCAAAGATCGCCTGCAACTAGCAAGAAACAGATTAAACGCCATGATGAGCTCTTCAGATCATCAAGCCATCTGGCGTTTGACGGAATGGATGAAGGCGCATGAACAAGCCCTCTTGGCGAAGAGCTCTTAA
- a CDS encoding conjugal transfer protein TraG N-terminal domain-containing protein, translating into MDFSIYSYGGGQMLWTLFNGLALVFKSNSPYLTSVGYLSMIVGGVWATTRALFQANIGIFAKTWFIPSYAILSLMLVPKTTVNIVDEVDPYFNSDRVDNIPVGLALIASTASTFSRALTEEIESVFPTPENLRYVKAGPIFGARLAAQARYVRIKDPIVRQNIKDFMRQCFYWPFVASNLKGLKHEALTTNDILGFIKTNPHPWLGVYWRQPSGQTEFMDCKTSVGQVADVMALEGKHGLSFLAGTLFGAPVEEEKEVSSKLKHMMGDAWSKLAKQTSEASNSVGQQMLVNAYREAVDDKREEMGFERLSPELLSYSATRTLAGQSMSFLVKGSVATSFIPMVQSILFGMLLIVFVLIIPLCFVPGGLTLLTLWIRLIFCVQSFPVFSAILSSLTTMLQARANEGIFRAYGKGFSVETTTALADAAFDASCLMTGLQLSVPFIAYAFISKSGYALSSMASMMSAGVESIASKIGGEMADGNISFDNQSFHNQTISGRQIAQQQLGSHFNYGSSLSDGKMTLTTSTEGQQTVSVMQSTLTSNIASNDNLQASINDNYTQSQQLMENASSAYMKSTSDTASNLLNLTNRLSHGVGTTEGMSSSESTEMQKRLEQTMGDLQQFSKNNNITEQTAAEMALRVNAGASLNLGFVKTGIDGSTGLSANAQNQEAFQKIKNTDLGKRVSEGLSFAMQYAKQNSANITDQAARDAAQSFQGSYAEMQQSSEQFQKAYTRTENWSEAKSLADTKGISVNTNENEAYLGYVANKKFGGDVMQATQYVESHPHNREQGEFMAARKASFESWVNEATHKLSENEIQNYLGSMNPKVTGGSLEVAQHQINEAGLKSEDLLQSDFDLMGSTLDKSQNKNTEEIRSLRHDLEQQQATQERAHKEQNEKMNVTRMGKKMGRDLDSTIGDSN; encoded by the coding sequence ATGGATTTTAGTATTTACAGTTATGGCGGGGGTCAGATGTTGTGGACCTTGTTTAATGGTCTGGCCTTGGTCTTTAAAAGCAACAGTCCTTATCTCACATCAGTGGGTTATCTCTCTATGATTGTAGGGGGTGTTTGGGCTACAACCAGGGCGCTTTTTCAAGCGAACATTGGTATCTTTGCCAAGACCTGGTTTATTCCCTCCTATGCCATCCTCTCTTTGATGCTCGTGCCTAAAACCACGGTCAACATTGTGGATGAAGTTGATCCTTATTTTAATAGTGATCGGGTCGATAATATCCCTGTAGGATTAGCGCTCATTGCCTCTACTGCCAGTACCTTTTCAAGAGCTCTCACGGAAGAAATTGAGAGTGTGTTTCCGACCCCTGAGAATCTTAGATACGTTAAAGCAGGGCCCATCTTTGGAGCTCGGTTGGCAGCTCAAGCAAGATACGTTCGTATTAAAGATCCCATAGTCCGTCAGAACATCAAAGATTTTATGCGCCAATGCTTCTATTGGCCCTTCGTAGCCAGTAACTTGAAGGGCCTTAAACATGAAGCCCTTACCACCAATGATATTTTAGGCTTTATTAAAACCAATCCTCATCCTTGGCTGGGAGTCTATTGGCGACAGCCCAGTGGTCAAACGGAGTTTATGGATTGTAAAACTTCAGTTGGACAAGTGGCTGATGTGATGGCCCTAGAGGGGAAACATGGACTTTCTTTTCTAGCAGGCACTCTTTTTGGAGCACCTGTTGAGGAAGAAAAAGAAGTCTCTAGTAAACTCAAACACATGATGGGGGATGCTTGGTCCAAATTAGCCAAGCAGACGAGTGAAGCCTCCAACAGCGTAGGCCAACAAATGCTGGTTAATGCCTACCGGGAAGCCGTTGACGATAAACGAGAAGAGATGGGATTTGAGCGATTAAGTCCGGAACTCTTGTCTTATTCAGCCACAAGAACCTTGGCCGGGCAGAGTATGAGTTTTTTGGTGAAGGGTTCTGTGGCGACGTCCTTTATTCCCATGGTGCAGTCCATTCTCTTTGGCATGTTGCTGATAGTATTTGTCTTGATTATTCCGTTGTGCTTTGTACCTGGGGGCCTAACACTCTTAACCCTCTGGATCAGGCTGATCTTTTGTGTGCAGAGCTTCCCAGTGTTCTCGGCTATTTTGAGTTCCCTCACCACCATGCTCCAAGCACGCGCCAATGAAGGAATCTTTAGAGCCTATGGGAAAGGCTTTAGTGTGGAGACCACCACAGCCTTAGCCGATGCCGCTTTTGATGCATCGTGTCTTATGACAGGTCTCCAACTTTCCGTGCCTTTTATCGCCTATGCGTTTATTTCAAAGAGTGGCTATGCTCTCTCCAGCATGGCTAGCATGATGAGTGCAGGTGTGGAAAGTATTGCTTCTAAGATTGGAGGTGAAATGGCTGATGGTAATATCAGCTTTGACAACCAAAGCTTCCATAATCAAACCATTAGTGGTCGGCAGATCGCCCAACAGCAGTTGGGCTCACACTTTAATTATGGCTCCAGTTTAAGTGATGGTAAGATGACCTTGACCACCAGTACGGAGGGTCAACAAACCGTCAGTGTGATGCAAAGTACGCTCACCTCCAATATAGCGAGCAATGACAATCTTCAAGCTTCCATTAATGATAACTACACCCAGAGTCAGCAACTTATGGAGAATGCCTCCAGTGCTTATATGAAATCCACGTCAGATACGGCGAGTAATCTGTTGAACTTGACGAATAGGCTGAGTCATGGGGTGGGGACAACAGAGGGGATGAGTAGTAGTGAATCAACGGAGATGCAGAAAAGACTCGAACAGACTATGGGAGATCTTCAGCAATTTTCTAAGAACAACAACATAACAGAACAAACAGCTGCTGAAATGGCCCTTCGTGTGAATGCAGGAGCAAGTCTGAATTTAGGTTTCGTCAAGACAGGCATTGATGGTAGTACAGGTCTAAGTGCCAATGCTCAGAACCAGGAAGCATTTCAAAAAATTAAAAATACTGATTTGGGAAAGCGCGTGTCAGAGGGCTTAAGCTTTGCCATGCAATATGCAAAGCAGAATAGCGCCAACATTACAGATCAAGCTGCGCGCGATGCCGCACAGTCTTTCCAAGGATCCTATGCAGAAATGCAGCAATCTAGTGAGCAGTTCCAAAAGGCCTACACACGAACGGAGAATTGGTCAGAAGCTAAATCCTTGGCCGATACAAAAGGTATTAGCGTCAATACAAACGAGAATGAAGCATATCTGGGTTATGTAGCCAATAAGAAGTTTGGAGGAGATGTAATGCAAGCGACTCAGTATGTGGAGAGTCATCCTCATAATAGGGAACAGGGTGAGTTCATGGCGGCCCGTAAGGCGTCTTTTGAATCGTGGGTTAATGAAGCAACCCATAAACTAAGTGAAAACGAGATTCAAAATTATTTAGGATCCATGAACCCTAAGGTAACGGGGGGAAGCCTTGAGGTCGCTCAACACCAAATTAATGAAGCTGGATTAAAGTCAGAAGACCTCCTGCAAAGCGACTTTGATCTTATGGGCTCCACCCTTGATAAATCTCAAAATAAAAACACCGAAGAGATCAGAAGCTTACGTCATGACCTTGAGCAACAACAAGCAACCCAAGAAAGAGCCCATAAAGAACAGAACGAAAAAATGAACGTAACTCGTATGGGCAAGAAGATGGGACGAGATTTAGATTCTACAATTGGAGATTCAAACTGA